From the Desulfonatronum thiosulfatophilum genome, one window contains:
- a CDS encoding efflux RND transporter permease subunit: MIVNSWALRRQATVLTLLVILVIIGVHSYRTLPREAFPDITIPYVFVTTTYEGVAPEDMETLITMPIERKLKGLAGVEEIRASSAEGLSTVAVKFIPSVDIDDALQKVRVKVDQAKADLPSDLEDDPVVEEVNFSDIPVIRVVLSGPYSLARLKTWGEDLKDRIETIPGVLNVLESGGLDREIRVEFDLDRIRAYNVPFSSMIQAVTQSNVNMPGGSMDIGETRYLVRVPEDFKHPAEIFSIVAFVRDGKPVYLRDVARIEDTHKDPLTRSRINGRASVTLSVQKRSGENIVRICDEVRALVAQAVPDLPPDLQVDITSDMSEDVREIVADLENNILTGLILVLAVILAFIGGRSAIFVALAIPYSMFIGFALLAGFGITLNMVVLFSLILALGMLVDNGIVIVENIYRHMQEGRPREVAARIGTDQVAWPVITATLTTLSAFIPLLFWPGIVGEFMKFLPKTLIMVLSASLFVALVVNPVLSARYQTVRRPKISDVDDPDQPVREVWVKRAYLRLLEWSLGHRLIVLSIAVLLLAASMVGFGIWGKGVEFFPETDPNRAFVHIRAPEGTSLDASDRLVAQVEEIVMEYDDIKFVIANIGSAGGDPFSAGGPGTHLSRVALDFVDFHDRSRSSAKTLDEIRERVLAAIAGAEVQVEAEEGGPPTGPAVNMEISGRDIHVLGELAAQVRRTIRDVPGLVDLKDNFVHGRPEIRINVNKEKAALLGLDTYTIAYTVKAAVGGVRVGVLRDDRDEYDITARLPEEARDSLESLKRLTVSGPLGEPIPLTSVAEVELGSGVGDIMRLNQRRVVTVSASVSGRLANDVLREIELRLADFEWPRGYTYQFTGEQEEQAKAQEFLSKAFMAVLFLIFLILITQFNSIIPGLIILASVLFSLIGVFLGLLVTGTAFGIIMTGIGVISLAGVVVNNAIVLIDYYMQLLARGMERKDALLRAGMVRFRPVMLTAITTILGLMPMATGVSFDFRSLSWSIGGESAQWWGPMAVAVVFGLAVATLLTLVVVPVLCSLSKGLPKVAQGLYGGRDQDPV, encoded by the coding sequence ATGATCGTCAACTCCTGGGCCCTGCGGCGACAAGCTACGGTCCTGACCCTGCTGGTGATCCTGGTGATCATCGGCGTGCATTCCTATCGGACCCTGCCCCGGGAAGCCTTTCCGGACATCACCATTCCCTACGTGTTTGTGACCACCACCTATGAAGGCGTGGCGCCGGAGGATATGGAGACGCTGATCACCATGCCCATCGAGCGCAAGCTCAAAGGGTTGGCCGGGGTGGAGGAAATCCGGGCCAGTTCGGCCGAGGGTCTGTCCACGGTGGCGGTGAAGTTCATCCCTTCGGTGGATATCGACGACGCCCTGCAGAAGGTCCGGGTCAAGGTGGATCAGGCCAAGGCGGATCTGCCGTCGGACCTGGAGGACGACCCGGTGGTGGAGGAGGTCAACTTCTCGGACATCCCGGTGATCCGGGTGGTGCTCTCCGGCCCCTATTCCCTGGCCCGGCTGAAGACCTGGGGCGAGGATCTCAAGGACCGAATCGAGACCATTCCCGGCGTGCTGAACGTCCTGGAAAGCGGTGGACTGGACCGGGAAATCCGGGTGGAATTCGACCTGGACCGAATCCGGGCCTACAACGTTCCTTTTTCCAGCATGATCCAGGCCGTGACCCAGAGCAACGTGAACATGCCCGGCGGAAGCATGGACATCGGCGAGACCCGCTATCTGGTCCGGGTGCCCGAGGATTTCAAGCATCCCGCGGAGATCTTCTCCATCGTGGCCTTTGTCCGGGATGGAAAGCCGGTCTACCTGCGGGACGTGGCCCGGATCGAGGACACGCACAAGGACCCCCTGACCCGCAGCCGGATCAACGGACGAGCCAGCGTGACCCTCTCCGTGCAGAAACGCAGCGGTGAGAACATCGTGCGCATCTGCGACGAAGTGCGGGCCCTGGTGGCGCAGGCCGTGCCGGATCTGCCTCCGGACCTGCAAGTGGACATCACCTCGGACATGTCCGAGGACGTCCGCGAAATCGTTGCTGACCTGGAAAACAACATCCTCACCGGCCTGATCCTGGTGCTGGCCGTCATCCTGGCCTTCATCGGCGGCAGATCGGCCATCTTCGTGGCCCTGGCCATTCCCTATTCCATGTTCATCGGCTTCGCCCTGTTGGCCGGGTTCGGAATCACCCTGAACATGGTCGTGCTCTTTTCCCTGATCCTGGCCCTGGGCATGCTCGTGGACAACGGCATCGTCATCGTGGAGAACATCTACCGGCACATGCAGGAGGGCCGTCCCCGGGAGGTCGCGGCGCGCATCGGCACGGATCAGGTGGCCTGGCCGGTGATCACGGCCACCTTGACCACGCTATCCGCGTTCATCCCGCTGCTTTTCTGGCCGGGAATCGTCGGGGAATTCATGAAGTTCCTGCCCAAGACCCTGATCATGGTTCTTTCGGCCTCGCTGTTCGTGGCCCTGGTGGTCAATCCGGTGCTTTCGGCCCGCTACCAGACCGTGCGGCGGCCTAAAATCAGCGATGTGGACGATCCTGACCAACCCGTGCGCGAAGTCTGGGTCAAGCGGGCCTATCTGAGGCTGCTGGAATGGTCGCTCGGTCATCGTTTGATCGTGCTGTCCATCGCCGTACTGCTCCTGGCTGCGTCTATGGTCGGGTTCGGGATCTGGGGCAAGGGCGTGGAGTTCTTTCCGGAAACCGATCCGAACCGGGCCTTCGTGCACATCCGGGCGCCGGAAGGCACCAGTCTGGACGCCTCGGACCGGCTGGTGGCCCAGGTGGAAGAGATCGTCATGGAATACGACGACATCAAGTTCGTGATCGCCAATATCGGCTCCGCCGGCGGCGATCCCTTCTCCGCCGGTGGGCCGGGCACTCATTTGAGTCGGGTGGCTCTGGACTTTGTGGATTTCCATGACCGTTCCCGGTCCTCGGCCAAGACCCTGGACGAGATTAGGGAGCGGGTGCTTGCGGCCATTGCCGGGGCCGAAGTCCAGGTGGAGGCCGAGGAGGGCGGACCGCCTACTGGACCCGCCGTGAACATGGAAATCAGCGGCAGGGACATTCATGTGCTGGGAGAACTGGCCGCCCAGGTGCGCAGAACCATCCGGGACGTTCCCGGACTGGTGGATCTGAAGGACAATTTCGTCCACGGCCGTCCGGAAATCCGGATCAACGTGAACAAGGAAAAAGCGGCGCTCCTCGGCCTGGACACCTACACCATCGCCTACACCGTGAAGGCCGCCGTGGGCGGCGTGCGTGTGGGCGTGCTGCGCGACGACCGGGACGAATACGACATCACGGCCCGGCTGCCGGAAGAGGCCAGGGATTCCCTGGAATCCCTGAAACGTTTGACGGTGTCCGGCCCCCTGGGCGAACCTATCCCCCTGACCAGCGTGGCGGAAGTGGAACTGGGCAGCGGCGTGGGCGACATCATGCGCCTGAACCAGCGCCGGGTGGTCACGGTTTCGGCGTCGGTCTCCGGAAGGCTGGCCAACGACGTGCTCCGGGAGATCGAACTGCGCCTGGCCGACTTCGAGTGGCCCCGGGGTTATACCTACCAGTTCACCGGAGAGCAGGAGGAGCAGGCCAAGGCTCAGGAGTTTCTGAGCAAGGCCTTCATGGCCGTGCTGTTCCTGATCTTCCTGATCCTGATCACCCAGTTCAATTCCATCATTCCGGGCCTGATCATCCTGGCATCGGTGCTCTTTTCGCTGATCGGAGTCTTTCTCGGTCTGTTGGTCACGGGCACGGCCTTCGGAATCATCATGACCGGCATCGGCGTGATCAGCCTGGCCGGCGTGGTGGTGAACAACGCCATCGTGCTCATCGACTACTACATGCAGCTCCTGGCCAGGGGCATGGAACGCAAGGACGCCCTGCTGCGCGCGGGCATGGTCCGCTTTCGGCCGGTAATGCTTACGGCCATTACCACCATCCTCGGCCTGATGCCCATGGCCACCGGCGTCAGCTTCGACTTCAGGAGCCTGTCCTGGAGCATCGGCGGGGAATCCGCCCAATGGTGGGGTCCCATGGCCGTAGCCGTGGTCTTCGGCCTGGCCGTGGCCACGCTCCTGACCCTGGTGGTCGTTCCCGTGCTCTGCTCTCTGTCCAAGGGCCTGCCGAAGGTGGCGCAGGGTCTGTACGGGGGGAGGGATCAGGATCCGGTGTAG
- a CDS encoding energy-coupling factor transporter transmembrane component T family protein: MISEPFSQGQSLLHRMDARIKILSMGLCLTSVSAVQGHAAALSALLFGAGLVFIARLQISSVLLRLAPANIFFLVLGLVLGLTYPGESLDYFSRLSHDGLSLALRIFLKGNALLLIFMALACTSSVPVLAQALQGLGLPRKLTLLLAFTFRQIFLVIEEFQRLHRTVLARGFHPRCTLHTYQTYAVLFGQTLIRSLARAERIHSAMLLRGFSGHFRPLFAPPWNRADVYPALGLCVPPLLISLHDRWPW, from the coding sequence TTGATCAGCGAACCCTTCAGCCAGGGGCAAAGCCTGCTCCATCGTATGGACGCCCGGATCAAGATCCTCAGCATGGGCCTCTGCCTGACGTCTGTTTCCGCCGTCCAGGGCCATGCAGCAGCCTTGTCCGCGTTGCTTTTCGGAGCAGGACTTGTATTCATCGCACGCCTGCAAATCAGCTCCGTGCTCCTGCGCCTGGCTCCGGCCAACATTTTTTTTCTTGTCCTGGGGCTGGTTCTCGGTTTGACCTACCCCGGCGAGTCCTTGGATTACTTCTCCCGACTCAGCCACGACGGCCTGTCCCTGGCTCTACGCATCTTTCTGAAGGGCAATGCCTTGCTGCTGATTTTCATGGCCCTGGCCTGCACCTCCAGCGTGCCCGTCCTGGCCCAGGCCCTGCAGGGCCTGGGCTTGCCCCGCAAGCTGACCCTGCTCCTGGCATTCACCTTCCGGCAGATTTTTCTGGTGATCGAAGAATTCCAGCGCCTGCACCGCACCGTCCTGGCCCGAGGCTTCCATCCCCGATGCACCCTGCACACCTACCAGACCTATGCCGTACTCTTCGGCCAGACCCTGATTCGCAGCCTGGCCCGGGCCGAGCGCATCCACTCAGCCATGCTCCTGCGGGGTTTCAGCGGCCATTTTCGCCCTCTGTTCGCTCCCCCCTGGAACCGGGCCGACGTCTATCCGGCCCTGGGGCTGTGCGTTCCACCGCTGCTCATCAGCCTGCACGACCGGTGGCCCTGGTGA
- a CDS encoding energy-coupling factor ABC transporter ATP-binding protein encodes MSATPLLALQGASVQYPQGSQPVLKDIDFALLPGERVGLMGPNGSGKTTLLLSLVGLVPLRKGALLLQGQPVRTSSDLARLRRLAGFVFQNPDDQLFSPTVLEDVAFGPLNQGLSQTEARNAALAMLDSLNLSHLAHRQPHTLSGGQKRLVCLATVLVMQPQALLLDEPTNDLDTISRELFLQALQTTPCAMIIASHDQQLLGALTSRRFALG; translated from the coding sequence GTGAGCGCTACACCTCTGCTGGCCTTGCAAGGCGCGAGTGTTCAGTATCCCCAAGGATCGCAACCCGTTCTGAAAGACATCGACTTTGCCCTGCTGCCAGGCGAACGCGTCGGTCTCATGGGGCCCAACGGCAGCGGCAAGACAACCCTGCTCCTCAGCCTGGTCGGCCTTGTTCCGCTACGCAAAGGCGCTCTGCTGTTGCAAGGTCAGCCCGTGCGCACGTCCAGCGACCTTGCCCGCCTGCGCCGACTTGCGGGCTTTGTCTTCCAGAACCCCGACGACCAGCTCTTCTCGCCCACGGTCCTGGAGGACGTGGCCTTCGGCCCGCTGAACCAGGGACTCTCGCAAACCGAAGCCCGGAATGCCGCCCTGGCCATGCTGGATTCGTTGAACCTCTCCCACCTCGCCCATCGCCAGCCCCACACCCTCTCCGGCGGCCAGAAACGCCTGGTCTGCCTGGCCACGGTCCTGGTCATGCAACCCCAGGCCCTGCTCCTGGACGAACCCACCAACGACCTGGATACAATTTCACGCGAACTGTTTCTGCAAGCACTGCAAACCACCCCCTGCGCCATGATCATCGCCAGCCACGACCAGCAACTCCTGGGCGCCTTGACCAGCCGGAGGTTTGCCTTGGGTTGA
- a CDS encoding autotransporter assembly complex protein TamA, with translation MIQALVRVGLLAFAGLVLMSGLALAQFDAFRDILPDPLQQSLFGSDAYRVEFRGELDNGLTEVLQFVSETYALRERLPATPEMLERRARSDIQNLQRGLRSEGYYDAQVEVQVNYDESPPRVVFLVRPGPAYTLQAVHFDGPLPELEADLPPLDAETVNLNLNSRARAPEIEQGVSELRGYFREHGHPFPQVALKEALVDHELRTITVTYSFNPGPMVRFGPIIVQGLERVHLDYIMNKAPWSEDQLYQASLLNRIRSDLMPTGLFTMVDVSHADTPQRGPDGEKTLPITITVVERVPRTVKAGVSYETDTGLGATLEWEHRNIFGQGERLRTRLDLAEKREMLTADFTFPDFMEKSQLEFMANIGREKTEALESKLIALGVKMSRQLDEFWYTSLGANYLLTETTQLGTTQTYGLFSTPGELTWDRRNDILNPSSGWRVQLRAEPFIDTLDMSTMFFKLFSGLSAYLPLMAEERLVLAARGALGSIMGEGNLSLPPNQRFYAGGGGSIRGYAYQSIGPELDGTIIGGRSMVETSMELRLRLKNNFGLVAFLDGGQVFSESELRFNEDFMWGAGLGARYYTDFAPIRLDVGFPLNRRDRDDAFQVYVSIGQAF, from the coding sequence TTGATACAAGCACTTGTTCGCGTCGGCCTTCTTGCCTTTGCCGGTCTGGTCCTGATGTCCGGCCTGGCATTGGCTCAGTTTGATGCTTTTCGGGACATTCTCCCCGATCCCCTGCAGCAGTCCCTGTTCGGCTCGGATGCCTATCGGGTGGAATTTCGGGGGGAACTGGACAACGGGCTGACGGAGGTGCTGCAATTCGTCTCCGAAACCTACGCCCTGCGCGAGCGACTGCCAGCCACTCCTGAAATGCTCGAGCGTCGAGCCAGAAGCGACATTCAAAACCTGCAGCGCGGACTGCGATCCGAAGGATATTACGACGCCCAGGTGGAGGTACAGGTCAATTACGATGAATCCCCGCCTCGGGTCGTCTTCCTGGTGCGTCCCGGACCTGCCTATACCCTGCAAGCCGTGCATTTTGACGGCCCGCTTCCCGAGCTGGAAGCGGATCTGCCTCCGCTCGACGCTGAAACCGTGAACCTGAACCTGAACAGCAGGGCCCGCGCTCCGGAAATTGAACAGGGCGTGAGCGAGTTACGGGGTTATTTTCGGGAACACGGCCATCCCTTTCCCCAGGTGGCGCTCAAAGAAGCCCTGGTGGACCACGAACTCCGGACCATAACCGTTACTTACTCCTTCAACCCGGGACCAATGGTCCGCTTCGGCCCGATCATCGTCCAGGGCTTGGAGCGGGTACATCTCGACTATATCATGAACAAGGCGCCTTGGTCGGAGGACCAGCTCTATCAAGCCTCCCTGCTGAACCGAATTCGGTCAGACTTGATGCCGACCGGCCTGTTCACCATGGTGGATGTTTCGCATGCGGATACCCCCCAACGCGGTCCTGACGGCGAGAAGACCCTGCCCATCACCATTACCGTGGTCGAACGGGTCCCCCGAACGGTCAAGGCAGGAGTATCCTACGAAACGGATACCGGTCTCGGCGCTACGCTGGAATGGGAGCATCGCAACATTTTCGGCCAGGGAGAGCGCCTGCGCACTAGGCTGGATCTGGCCGAAAAAAGGGAAATGCTTACCGCGGACTTCACCTTTCCCGATTTTATGGAAAAATCACAGCTGGAATTCATGGCCAACATCGGACGGGAAAAGACGGAAGCCCTGGAAAGCAAGCTCATTGCCCTGGGCGTGAAGATGAGTCGCCAGCTGGATGAATTCTGGTACACCAGTCTCGGCGCCAATTACCTGCTCACGGAAACGACGCAGCTGGGTACGACCCAGACCTACGGCCTGTTTTCCACTCCCGGCGAACTGACCTGGGACAGGCGTAACGATATTCTCAACCCTTCATCGGGATGGCGGGTGCAACTGCGGGCGGAACCCTTTATCGACACCTTGGACATGAGTACCATGTTCTTCAAGCTCTTCAGCGGGCTGAGCGCCTACCTCCCCTTGATGGCCGAAGAGCGATTGGTTCTCGCAGCACGGGGAGCCCTGGGATCGATCATGGGCGAGGGCAATCTCAGTCTGCCCCCGAACCAGCGCTTCTACGCCGGCGGCGGAGGTTCGATCCGCGGCTATGCGTACCAATCCATCGGCCCCGAACTCGACGGTACGATCATTGGCGGCCGCAGCATGGTGGAAACCAGCATGGAACTGCGCCTACGCCTGAAGAACAATTTCGGATTGGTCGCATTTCTGGACGGAGGCCAGGTATTCTCAGAGTCCGAGCTGCGGTTCAACGAAGATTTCATGTGGGGCGCCGGGCTGGGCGCACGCTACTACACGGATTTCGCGCCCATTCGCCTGGACGTTGGCTTCCCGCTGAACAGGCGGGACAGAGATGATGCCTTTCAGGTGTATGTCAGTATTGGTCAGGCGTTTTGA
- a CDS encoding efflux RND transporter periplasmic adaptor subunit, with product MYLFMIIKGSSLCRSMLLAVMSMALLGACSNSLGDVPDEPTNLPRKVNVVVQEVSPTELRDVVVLPGTAEPWLSVDLAAETAGRVEKLSVREGDRVTPGQILAQIEVTALAAGRARAQAAFDLFEEQLRRRERLYKDNIISEEELDQVRSGKVQAREELRQAEIEYGRGLVRAPGAGRVNNMRTEVGEFVDRGQGIIELVDIDKIKVQVQVPEMDVRFLNVEQPAAVIVDAFSEQTFSGIVDFIAYRADPATRTFRTQVVVENPDGTIRPGMIARVMFVRQVIPDAVTIPLSAMIDRGGERLVYVEEDGVARARNVSIGVIERDRIQITRGLEPGDRLIVAGHREVEEGTAVVVQ from the coding sequence ATGTATCTGTTCATGATAATAAAAGGATCGTCCCTTTGCCGGTCGATGCTGCTGGCCGTAATGAGCATGGCCCTGCTTGGCGCATGCTCAAATTCTTTGGGGGATGTCCCCGACGAACCAACCAATCTTCCTCGCAAAGTGAATGTGGTCGTACAGGAAGTATCTCCAACTGAACTCAGGGATGTGGTCGTCCTGCCCGGCACGGCGGAGCCCTGGCTGAGCGTTGATCTGGCCGCGGAAACCGCGGGCCGGGTTGAAAAATTGTCCGTGCGCGAGGGAGATCGCGTCACGCCCGGGCAGATTCTGGCGCAGATCGAGGTCACGGCCCTGGCGGCCGGCAGGGCTCGAGCCCAGGCGGCGTTTGATCTGTTCGAGGAACAATTACGTCGCCGAGAACGTCTATACAAGGACAATATCATCTCCGAGGAAGAACTGGATCAGGTTCGCAGCGGAAAGGTCCAGGCCCGGGAGGAATTGCGGCAGGCCGAAATTGAGTACGGTCGCGGCCTTGTGCGGGCGCCGGGCGCAGGTCGGGTGAACAACATGCGGACCGAAGTCGGCGAATTCGTGGATCGGGGACAGGGGATCATCGAGTTGGTGGATATCGATAAAATCAAGGTTCAGGTTCAGGTTCCGGAGATGGACGTGCGGTTTCTGAACGTCGAACAGCCTGCCGCGGTGATCGTGGACGCCTTCTCGGAGCAGACATTCTCCGGGATTGTCGACTTCATCGCCTATCGGGCCGATCCCGCCACCAGAACCTTCCGGACCCAGGTGGTGGTGGAAAATCCTGACGGAACGATCCGCCCGGGGATGATCGCCCGGGTGATGTTCGTCCGCCAGGTGATTCCGGACGCCGTGACCATACCGTTGTCCGCCATGATCGACAGGGGCGGGGAACGGCTCGTCTACGTGGAGGAGGACGGCGTTGCCAGAGCCCGCAATGTCTCCATCGGCGTGATCGAACGCGACCGCATCCAGATCACCCGAGGATTGGAACCTGGCGACCGCCTGATCGTTGCCGGTCATCGCGAGGTGGAAGAAGGGACGGCGGTGGTGGTGCAATGA